GAGAGTCATTACAAGTGTACCAAAAGTTATCAAACGTAACATTGGTATTCTTGCACCAGCACTTCAAAAAGCTACGGATCCTATACAACAACTTTTTTTAGACAAAATTCGCGAATATTCTGCAAAAAGCGCgtaagtaaaagtaaaatatctcAACACAAGTGTTCTAATATCAATTTATGTCTTAATATCAATCCATAAATTTAGTGGTGGAAAGTTAGTTGATGCTACTCCTGAACTCGAAAAAGAGAGGCAATCTGAGCTTGATAGAATTCggaaacaatataatataaagggTGATCCAAAAGACTTCCCAAAATTTAGATTTGAAGGTATGCTCattacttaaattattaataggagtatttatagtattttatattatattaaacgaGTTGGAAGTCTTAcaattataaagtattataaaacatGAAAGATCTTTTCTTTCAGCTCCAGCAgtggaaaaatgaatatattacgtaactctttacaagtatatataaaactagaacattaaaattgttatacttgataaatagttgtagaaatatatgtatacgtaaaattataaatataaggttaaactttattttccttaatattgcttaaattagatataatcacagtaaaaacatataaattactttgaaTCTACAAGAACTTTTGTATTCTGAATTATTTCTAACAATGTTTTCATATTAGATTTTATGGCCACAGACTTACAGATCTTCATAAACTTCTCTATTTCACTTTTAGGAATCAAAGTTTTAAAGTTACCAGAACAAGAACAAAGTTCGTTCATATTTTCCctcttaatttcattacatttaCAACATTGTAAATCTTGCAACATGTAAGCCATACTTTTATGATCTAACATGTCCATCAAAAGGAACTCTATTTCATCATTGTCATAGTCCATTTTACAAAGAGGACATTTCCATATGTACCTGTACAAACAGTAGTATTATGTACTAGAATACACATagcttttataatattgtgcATTACCTATCCTGATCCATGGTACAAAAGTTATCTTTGCAAAGATCGATGTCCCTTGTGTGATTACAtactttacaaataatttcagGCACAACTAAAGAAATGCACGGATCTTTCCAATCAACTAGATCGCTGAAACTGCCAACCCGAATTAGCTTTAACATGTTTGTTCGCAAATAGTATACTTCGTTTTCAACTTCTGCATCCAGAGATAAAAcctgatattaaaattaattttcatttactttccTTGTAAAGTAATCCTAACATATTCGTATTCGTGTTTAAATACCTTACAAACTGATTTTATTAACTCCAATGCTggattaattttcttactgTTTTTACCATCTAGATCTAAGTTTGGACATTCTTCAATTGTTAATGTTTTCTCTGgaagatttttatgtattttctgtACAATTCTATAacataattgaataaaatatgccAATCAAGTTCTTCATATAATGATAAAGTAAAACAATTATACTTACTGGAATAGTTTTTGGGACATATCTCCCTTTATCAGTTTTTTAGCAAATTCTGCAGTATTCTCAAGTGATCCTAATCCAAGTTGTGCAGTTGTGCAGTTGTGTGATAATTgacttaaattatttaagtttcTAGGCCTTACAGTAGTATTCAATTCGTGTTCCAATATGAACTGATAAATTGCATGGAAGTATCCTGCTATTATAGCAGTAAAGCTTGATCGACATGCAGCTTCTTTGGGGAGACACTCCATTAAATTCCAGTTCATTACTATTTCAGGCTTGATAACAGAGAAAATCCAATGAAAATATCacaaatagaaaacaaaaaaagaattatatgcCTTAGTAAATACTTACCTCGACGTCATTCTCGTCTTCAgcattttcattatttgtatCTGTAGTATTCTCTATATCTTTTggtaattttccttttataccTCCATAATTATGCtgttaatttatacaaatgtttttatatattaaagtatgccatttattattatatcgaaagaattgaaattttacttacTACATCAAGCCATGTCAAATACTCCCAACACTGTTCAAAAGTTATTTCAATACTGTGGAATAGTTCTTTATCGCGTATTGTTTGAACAACGAATTCCATATAGTTTAATGCATCACTCATTGTCCTTTTCTTGGTACAAatgatgattttattaaaattggcAAAAATAATTATGGATCCcagatttttaaattctgcTAATAACTGCGCGAATAACTTTTTCATATAGGTATGCAAAGTTCTTTTCAAAGCAGGATCGTAAAGTAAAGAACTGGGTGAACGTAACCATCTAAGAAGTATAAatttacgaattaaaaaagaacaggTGTAACACTGGTATAGAGATGTCCGTGCTTacctataaaaatgaataatttgataatctgcaaatatatttttatgaactgATACATCTAGCAGCCATGTGTTTACCATATTTCGCAATATTCTAAAAGCAGGACTGCAAAGAACAGTTTCGTCGTAATTAGGAATTATATTTGTCATGCCATCGTGTGTTGCCATATCCTATGGAAAAATTTgtgttacatataaatatattcttatacgCTTTCTAACACGTtccttttctaaattatatacCTGAACAGATGTCTGTTGTTGAGTGTGGAATGCAACAAAATTACTAGTTCCATCAATATCGTGAATATGGTGATGCTGTAATAATGTATTTACTGCTAAACTTTCTATCTCCAATTCAATACAAACACTAGAATAAGTTCCGGCATTATTTGCAGCAGAATGTAAACTTTCTTCATAGTCTGTCAATAATCTGTAATTGATTACATATATTAAGATAATGGCagtaattcaaatttcatgtTTAAGCGTAAATGCAACCTGTTATCATCATTTTCGCTGCCACCCAAGTCTGGTTTCTCTGTTGGAGAACACCATAATACAAAGTTATTCTTCTGCAAATGTCTTGCAAAAAATAAGTCTGCACCAAAAACAATAGGATCCGCAGGAATATTTCCAATTGGCACATGAAGGAATCTACATTGTTCTGtcattaattcataaatttgcTGACTCTTAAGGTAATGACGTAACATCGTTTTTGCACCAACTTTCTGCCACTCCAGTGTATTGTATAAAGTTTCAATATCTTGTACATAGGTGCTAATTAGAGGAAAGTCATTAAGTAATGGCATGTGAGTTACTAATGTCGTTTTATCTAAGGTGAAaacgtaaaatagaaaaataaaataaatgacaaaaatttaatgaaaaatt
This sequence is a window from Bombus pyrosoma isolate SC7728 linkage group LG10, ASM1482585v1, whole genome shotgun sequence. Protein-coding genes within it:
- the LOC122571359 gene encoding ATP synthase-coupling factor 6, mitochondrial-like gives rise to the protein MLIQRVITSVPKVIKRNIGILAPALQKATDPIQQLFLDKIREYSAKSAGGKLVDATPELEKERQSELDRIRKQYNIKGDPKDFPKFRFEAPAVEK